A DNA window from Brassica napus cultivar Da-Ae chromosome C1, Da-Ae, whole genome shotgun sequence contains the following coding sequences:
- the LOC106349786 gene encoding uncharacterized protein LOC106349786 codes for MGEAGGYFKSSRGLRQEDPLSPYLFVLAMEVFSRLLKSRYASGYIEYHPNAKPVDISHLMFADDVMVFYDGSSSSLHGISETLDDFAMWSGLEINQTKSKLFTAGLTHQETITSMSYGFPIGTLPIRYLGLPLMHRKLRISEYSPLLDKIAGNFNAWHGGVLDHNVHLAKGLYQEYKISLLKVPMVRDSWHLKSLLKLRQLSRPFIVCTVQNGRSANFWFDQWTPLGALIDALGPSGPRALRIPLQATVSEATTDDLWNLPVPRSDEAVALHAYLTTIPATDALQISGLGNAHSNHMLLVHLLNWPSTAPVRPLRILRSVAVQEIVYNLWAERNNRIFKNKVLTTSELFKILDRQVRNTISARKTRKHFKNLMAVWLF; via the exons ATGGGAGAAGCAGGTGGCTATTTCAAAAGCTCGAGAGGATTGAGGCAGGAGGATCCCCTATCGCCGTATCTTTTCGTGCTGGCAATGGAAGTATTTTCTAGACTACTCAAATCTCGTTATGCGTCGGGCTATATTGAGTATCACCCAAACGCTAAACCAGTGGATATCTCTCATTTAATGTTCGCCGATGACGTAATGGTCTTCTATGATGGTAGCAGCTCTTCACTTCATGGCATCTCAGAAACGCTTGACGACTTTGCTATGTGGTCAGGACTTGAAATCAACCAAACCAAGTCTAAGCTTTTCACTGCAGGCCTCACCCATCAAGAAACAATCACCTCCATGAGCTATGGTTTCCCTATTGGTACACTACCTATCCGCTATTTGGGCCTCCCGCTTATGCACCGTAAGCTGAGAATCTCGGAATACTCCCCGCTGTTGGATAAAATTGCTGGAAACTTCAATGCTTG GCACGGTGGTGTTTTGGATCACAACGTTCATCTTGCCAAAGGGTTGtatcaagaatataaaatcTCTCTGCTCAAAGTTCCTATGGTCAG AGATTCATGGCATTTGAAGTCGCTTCTCAAGCTTAGACAACTTTCGAGGCCGTTTATTGTATGCACGGTTCAAAATGGAAGATCAGCTAATTTCTGGTTTGATCAATGGACACCATTGGGAGCTCTAATTGATGCTCTAGGACCTTCAGGACCCCGTGCTCTACGAATACCTCTTCAAGCTACTGTCTCCGAGGCTACTACAGACGACTTATGGAATCTGCCAGTGCCTAGATCCGACGAAGCAGTAGCTCTCCATGCTTATCTGACAACAATTCCT GCTACCGACGCGCTCCAGATTAGCGGCTTGGGGAATGCTCATTCCAACCACATGTTGCTTGTGCAT CTACTGAATTGGCCTTCCACGGCTCCCGTTCGGCCTCTGCGTATCCTCAGAAGTGTTGCAGTCCAAGAAATTGTTTACAATCTCTGGGCTGAAAGAAATAACAGAATCTTCAAGAACAAGGTGTTAACCACATCAGAACTCTTCAAGATTTTGGACAGACAAGTGAGGAACACCATCTCTGCTCGCAAGACCAGGAAGCATTTCAAGAATCTCATGGCTGTTTGGTTGTTCTAA
- the LOC106349787 gene encoding uncharacterized protein LOC106349787 codes for MTQHVRSDCGMVECKKPTEMFEDNAACIDQLKDGYIKGDRIKHILPKSFFTHDLQKAGEVQVVQVRSSDNSADLFTKSLPTSTFRRLTHQIRVRRLDDLQ; via the coding sequence atgacccaacatGTCCGATCAGATTGTGGGATGGTCGAGTGCAAGAAACCGACCGAGATGTTTGAGGACAATGCAGCATGCATTGATCAGCTCAAAGATGGCTACATCAAAGGAGACAGAATAAAGCATATTTTGCCCAAGTCCTTCTTCACTCACGATTTGCAAAAGGCTGGAGAGGTCCAAGTGGTCCAAGTACGTTCCAGCGATAACTCAGCCGACCTGTTCACCAAGTCACTTCCGACTTCTACATTCAGGAGGCTCACGCATCAGATTAGGGTGCGTAGACTGGATGATCTTCAGTGA